AGAAGCAAGACATGAAAGATGGGGAATGGGATAGGATAAAAGACAGCTTGCCAGGAAAAGAAGTGGCAGGAGTGCAAAAGATAACAGAAAATTTATAGCTGCAGTAATGTGGATAGGTAGAACAGTGGAGAGCTTTGCCAGCAGAATATGGAAAATGGTCAATAAGAGATTCATGAGATATCCGGTATATGGCAAATGATTTTCAATACTTTAGCAGTTAATGAAGATACAGAATGATAGATTCAACAATCATATCAACACGCAGCTGGTGCAAGAAAAAAATGTAAAGTGCAAGGGCAAGAGTTGGGGCGTTCTAAATTTCAAGCAAATTACATGCTTCATTGAGATTTTTTGTTACTGCAGATCGGATTATGCAAAAGCTTTAGATCTGATAGAAGGTAAGAATATGGAATCGCTGATAAGATGCAAACTACATGATTGAGGCCGCAGAAGCTGTAAATGCAGAGCCAGTTATGCCACCGCGTTCCAACAACCGAGAGAATACGATAAAGAGCTGTACAAAGAGAGAAATCTAATCGATTCAATAAAATCAAGCATTTCCGCAGAGTTGTTATGACAAATTAGTCATCGCTTTCTTATCTTTTTTGCTGGCATTTATCTTTGGTTGCAATAATTGTCGACACTACCTAAGGGGAACAACTTTTTTATTTTTTATGTAGTCTCTTAAATTATAAGAAAATATAGCGAATAAATCTTTCTGTTCTTGTGGTGTGTAATATGATATCGGCCACTCCCACGTATCTATAACATAAGTCTTACTATTTTTTGAGTTACAGTAATTCTGAACAGTATACAGTGTTGATCTACCCTCAAGGGCACCAATCTCAAGGCATTGAGAATTCTCATTACCTTCAAAAAAAGCTTTATATTTATTCCAGCTCTCTAAATTATGGCTAAACCAGTCTACAGAAAAGTCATAACCGGTAGTGTTTTCTGGATAAGTAACAAGTGGTTTACTCATTTTAATTAATTTTAACAGAGCAAACCCTCCTGTAAAAGAAACAAAAATAAAAGTCATGGTAATAATGACTATGAACAATAGAATTTTCTTGTAGTTAACAGTTCTCACCATTTATGCTCTATAATTCTGCGTATATTAATAATACATTTCTTAAATTTTTATAAACTATATTGTTAATTCATCTATTTTTAGTACACAAGAATTATAACCCTTGTTAAAATACTTTTCATAATTTACTATTATTTACTATTTATTGAAGTTTTACAGATGTGCAAATTTATACCTAACATAAACAGAGAAGGTTATATCTTTATAGCGATCTCCTTTATTGTGTCTTGTATAGCGTTTGCCCTTTCTTGGGGAATTGGTATCACTTTTTTATTTTTAACTTTAATCTGTATTTATTTCTTCCGTGATCCGGCAAGGGTTGTATTAAATGATGAAAATTTAATATTGAGTCCAGCTGACGGTGTAATAGATAAAATTATGGAGATCGATCATCCCTTGTTAGATCAGAAGCAAGATGGTAAACAAGAAAAATTTACGTGTGTCAGCATATTTTTAAGTGTTACGGACGTTCATGTAAATCGCGTACCAATTTCTGGTATAGTAAGGAATTTAGTATATAAAAAAGGAAGATTTTTTTCTGCAATGCTGGATAAGTCTTGCTATGAAAACGAAAAACAAGTAACTTTAATTACTTGTAAAGACGGCAAGGAGATTATTGTTGACCAAATTGCAGGATTGATTGCTCGCCGCATAGTTTGCAATTTAAAAGTTGATCAGCAAGTTAAAGCGGGAGAAAGATTTGGCATAATAAGATTTGGTAGCCGTGTTAATATATATTTTCAGCATAGCATTAAGTTAAGTGTGGTAGAGGGGCAAACTGTAGTAGGTGGTGAGACCGTAATTGCAAATTTAAAGGACAGTTCTCAAAAGAAATTAAGCTTTAACATTATATAGTATGGACGAAGATAGTAATCTTAAGTTCTTACCAATTACTAAATTATTTCCTAATGTTGTAACTCTATTGGGTTTATGTTGTGGGCTTACTGCAATTAAATTTACATTTATAAAGCAATATGAATTATCTATCATTTTTATACTAATTGCTGCAATTGTTGACGGAATAGATGGTAGAATAGCACGTTTGTTTGGGTCTACAAGTCATTTTGGTGCAGAGCTTGATTCCTTTGCTGATTTTCTTAGCTTTGGTGTAGCACCAGCATTTTTGCTTTATTTTTGGGTACTTAAAGAAATAAGGGTCATTGGGTGGATGCTTGTTATGATATACGTAACTTGTATGTCGATAAGGCTTGCACGTTTTAATATTTCACTAAATGAAAAAAAATTACCATGGCAAAATTTCTTTTTTGCTGGTGTACCTGCACCTTTAGGTGCCTTGTTGTTGCTCTTACCTGTAATTATTACCTTTCAACTTTATGAAAGCGAATATGTTTTTATTGCAGAAAAGTTTCTAACTAAAAACAATATAGCTATATATTCTGGAGTAATAGCCCTTCTTTTGGTAAGTAATATTCCAACTTTTTCTGCTAAGCATTTATACATACCAAAAAGCCTGTCTTATATATTCATGCTAATTTTTGGCATACTAATTATCTCTCTTATAACTAAACCTTGGATAACACTACCAATAGTAGGGATAGTATACATATTAACAATACCTATAAGTAGCGCGATTTATTTATACTTTGCGTATAAGAATCACTAATTACTTTATAATTAGTGATTCTTCAGTTTCTAATTTATAAAAAGTGTTAATTGTTTAGTGGAAATCAATAGAACCTTTTTGATGCAAAGGAGTATGATCAATAACATAATTAATTATATCTTGAACTTTAATTACACGACTAGGAGTATCATTTATTTGCTCATTGCCATTAATTACTTTTCCAACTATATTATTAGTTGATTTGTGTAAAGTATTAGACCTATATTCCGAACTAAGTTCATAACCAATAATTT
This sequence is a window from Candidatus Mesenet endosymbiont of Phosphuga atrata. Protein-coding genes within it:
- a CDS encoding phosphatidylserine decarboxylase — encoded protein: MCKFIPNINREGYIFIAISFIVSCIAFALSWGIGITFLFLTLICIYFFRDPARVVLNDENLILSPADGVIDKIMEIDHPLLDQKQDGKQEKFTCVSIFLSVTDVHVNRVPISGIVRNLVYKKGRFFSAMLDKSCYENEKQVTLITCKDGKEIIVDQIAGLIARRIVCNLKVDQQVKAGERFGIIRFGSRVNIYFQHSIKLSVVEGQTVVGGETVIANLKDSSQKKLSFNII
- the pssA gene encoding CDP-diacylglycerol--serine O-phosphatidyltransferase gives rise to the protein MDEDSNLKFLPITKLFPNVVTLLGLCCGLTAIKFTFIKQYELSIIFILIAAIVDGIDGRIARLFGSTSHFGAELDSFADFLSFGVAPAFLLYFWVLKEIRVIGWMLVMIYVTCMSIRLARFNISLNEKKLPWQNFFFAGVPAPLGALLLLLPVIITFQLYESEYVFIAEKFLTKNNIAIYSGVIALLLVSNIPTFSAKHLYIPKSLSYIFMLIFGILIISLITKPWITLPIVGIVYILTIPISSAIYLYFAYKNH